One window of Biomphalaria glabrata chromosome 6, xgBioGlab47.1, whole genome shotgun sequence genomic DNA carries:
- the LOC129926706 gene encoding uncharacterized protein LOC129926706, with the protein MDRFLRPERLVVDPNDPDSQRIWKHWLHTFEKFALKLAVPEGEKFDLLCNFISHAVYELISECTDFESAVNTLNGLYVKQTNEVYARYLLSNCKQETGQSVVRYIQRLRLLAKDCHFRAVSALENQNEAIRDAFVSGMSSPEIRQRLLEYSSLDLAKSLEVARSLEMAQKHSVTYNSQQATTFQTPQAQQSTTSELPLCSAVEDTIDSTPVTIAAAQDKCYFCGGAIHSRS; encoded by the coding sequence ATGGATCGTTTTCTAAGACCTGAAAGATTGGTGGTGGATCCTAATGATCCGGACTCTCAAAGGATCTGGAAGCACTGGCTTCACACATTTGAAAAATTCGCATTAAAACTAGCTGTGCCAGAAGGTGAGAAGTTCGATCTACTATGTAACTTTATCTCACATGCTGTGTACGAATTGATATCTGAATGTACTGACTTTGAATCTGCTGTAAACACACTAAACGGACTCTATGTCAAACAAACCAATGAGGTTTATGCTCGCTATCTCCTATCCAACTGTAAACAGGAAACAGGACAGAGTGTTGTCAGATATATTCAAAGATTGAGATTGCTAGCTAAAGACTGCCATTTCAGAGCCGTCTCTGCCCTCGAAAACCAGAACGAGGCCATCAGAGACGCATTCGTTAGTGGCATGTCATCACCAGAGATTAGGCAGAGACTTTTAGAGTACTCATCTCTGGACCTCGCAAAGTCACTGGAGGTAGCTAGATCTCTTGAGATGGCACAGAAACATTCTGTGACATATAACTCGCAACAAGCCACTACTTTTCAAACACCACAAGCACAACAATCCACTACGTCGGAATTGCCGCTTTGCTCTGCTGTAGAGGACACGATTGATTCGACACCCGTTACCATAGCTGCAGCTCAAGACAAGTGCTACTTTTGTGGAGGTGCTATCCACTCTCGTAGCTAA